One window of Perca flavescens isolate YP-PL-M2 chromosome 6, PFLA_1.0, whole genome shotgun sequence genomic DNA carries:
- the LOC114557377 gene encoding uncharacterized protein LOC114557377: protein MLMPLRELRAIYEVLFKDGVMVAKKDKRPQTKHPEIEGVSNLQVIRAMGSLKSRGYVKETFAWRHFYWYLTNEGIVYLRDYLHLPPEIVPASLQRIRKPAATLVVAHRTRVQTVEGPTSYVPKPGRRGESESQESLSERQGYRHRMMDPGEKESYTDRTPRFRGRPRAAEPLRPKAGWEIEDQPQPLSRRGDNFRSEAAMMEESRLKRVSRQQPDVSSEKPVTTSQERRVSEVQKQKAPISVQSQTAAWKQDVSQTTVTSKSSKTDLPLTVAAVATATGAATSKIQAEPSSPKTNKEKLKIGDEKASMKPRKMVTSNSAITTLPATELKEEKTQKVIVAPIKSAEVKATAERTPDIRKAQAVITVAAAQETSKLLTDTDTSTPAIPKPANKDVKEEKTQKVIVDAVRSADVKPAKTATDNMKDQAVLTVETSKLLTDTSTTVITVRKDVKEEKIKTAKVNGESVKPVEVKTQVESKIDHEKDKKTAKGTVTKETTKPLLGSTTGEPVLSTDGVKEICKVKVTQKPIDAKVTSVNLSAKPKTDEAPPKTSMVESSILEVKTSITTTTLSAPMTNAEDAKPVKAGATVTETIKKQEITEIITKQEQSNIKVTAHVKKDEKKVPEEVLNVSEKGSTLAQNDSSSPQLNQKVAATEEAMETKQVVEGSSKSKRKKKKSPGEIPKSINAEELPDSKSEKEKPCKDKPPEEVAEKTLQPTPVITSEPLTVCTSMKTEGPVEGNKTEAKIAIDGGKIKKQTHEKPIMEIPKQTEDQRISEVASLQLDQIPAVPPVELPEDAQVKAKLEERQVKC from the exons ATGCTAATGCCCCTGCGGGAACTGAGGGCCATCTATGAGGTCCTGTTTAAAGATGGTGTCATGGTGGCCAAGAAGGACAAGAGGCCTCAGACCAAGCACCCTGAGATAGAAGGTGTGAGCAACCTGCAAGTAATCCGTGCCATGGGGTCTCTTAAGTCTCGGGGCTATGTGAAGGAGACATTTGCCTGGAGACATTTCTATTGGTACCTGACCAATGAGGGCATTGTTTACCTGCGGGACTACCTGCACCTGCCCCCTGAGATTGTTCCTGCATCCCTGCAGAGGATCAGGAAGCCAGCTGCCACCCTGGTCGTTGCCCACCGTACACGGGTCCAAACTGTGGAAGGTCCTACATCTTATGTCCCTAAGCCAGGACGCAGGGGTGAATCGGAGAGCCAAGAGTCTCTGTCCGAGCGTCAAGGTTACCGCCATAGGATGATGGATCCCGGAGAAAAAGAGAGCTACACTGATAGGACACCCAGGTTTAGGGGTCGTCCGCGGGCTGCAGAACCACTCCGACCAAAAGCCGGATGGGAAATTGAGGACCAACCTCAGCCTTTGTCTAGGAGGGGGGACAACTTCAGAAGTGAGGCAGCGATGATGGAGGAGAGCAGGCTAAAACGAGTCTCTCGTCAACAGCCTGATGTGAGCAGTGAGAAGCCAGTGACAACATCACAGGAAAGAAGAGTATCTGAAGTCCAAAAGCAGAAGGCACCAATATCTGTCCAGAGTCAGACAGCAGCTTGGAAACAGGATGTGTCACAAACCACTGTGACATCAAAGTCCTCCAAAACAGACCTACCATTAACTGTGGCTGCTGTCGCTACGGCTACAGGTGCTGCGACATCAAAGATTCAAGCTGAACCCTCTAGTCCCAAAACGAATAAAGAGAAGCTCAAGATTGGTGATGAAAAAGCTTCCATGAAGCCACGCAAAATGGTAACAAGCAATTCAGCGATCACAACACTTCCTGCTACAGAGCTCAAAGAGGAGAAGACGCAAAAGGTGATCGTGGCTCCAATTAAATCTGCAGAGGTCAAGGCTACAGCTGAAAGAACACCCGATATCAGGAAGGCCCAGGCAGTTATCACAGTGGCTGCTGCTCAGGAAACCTCCAAACTCCTTACTGACACTGACACCTCCACCCCTGCCATCCCAAAACCTGCCAATAAAGATGTAAAGGAAGAGAAGACACAAAAGGTGATTGTGGATGCGGTTAGATCTGCAGACGTAAAGCCAGCTAAAACGGCAACTGATAACATGAAGGACCAGGCAGTTCTCACAGTGGAAACCTCCAAACTCCTGACCGACACTTCCACCACTGTCATCACTGTCCGTAAAGATGTCAAGGAAGAGAAGATTAAGACAGCAAAGGTGAATGGGGAGTCAGTTAAACCTGTGGAGGTGAAGACCCAGGTTGAATCCAAAATAGATCATGAGAAGGACAAGAAAACTGCCAAAGGAACTGTCACTAAGGAGACCACCAAACCCCTACTCGGCAGCACCACCGGCGAACCAGTATTGTCCACTGATGGGGTAAAGGAGATCTGTAAAGTTAAGGTGACTCAGAAGCCCATTGATGCTAAAGTGACCTCAGTGAATCTCTCAGCAAAGCCCAAAACTGATGAAGCGCCCCCGAAAACTAGTATGGTGGAGTCCTCAATACTTGAAGTTAAAACTAGTATTACTACCACGACTCTCTCAGCACCTATGACCAATGCTGAAGATGCAAAACCCGTCAAGGCGGGAGCTACAGTTACAGAGACAATTAAAAAACAGGAGATAACAGAGATTATTACAAAACAGGAGCAAAGTAATATTAAGGTGACTGCTCATGTTAAGAAAGATGAGAAAAAAGTGCCAGAAGAGGTCCTTAACGTCTCAGAAAAGGGCTCCACATTAGCACAGAACGACTCCTCGTCACCTCAGCTCAATCAAAAAGTTGCGGCCACAGAGGAGGCTATGGAAACCAAACAAGTGGTTGAGGGAAGCTCTAAATCCAAacggaagaaaaagaaatcccCAGGTGAGATACCCAAAAGTATCAATGCCGAGGAACTACCTGACTCTAAGTCGGAGAAGGAGAAACCCTGTAAAGACAAGCCCCCTGAGGAGGTGGCTGAAAAAACCCTCCAACCCACACCAGTGATTACCTCAGAGCCTTTGACCGTGTGCACCAGCATGAAGACTGAGGGACCTGTAGAGGGAAATAAGACTGAGGCCAAAATAGCTATTGATGggggaaaaataaagaaacaaactcATGAAAAGCCAATAATGGAAATCCCTAAACAAACTGAGGACCAGAGAATTTCTGAAGTAGCATCACTACAATTAGATCAGATCCCAGCAGTGCCCCCGGTGGAGCTTCCAGAAGATGCACAAGTAAAAGCCAAGCTAGAGGAAA GACAAGTTAAATGCTAA